Below is a genomic region from Acinetobacter tibetensis.
TTGGGATTGTCGAACTGAAGATGAATATACGGGTTTAAGATTAGCAGCGCGACGCGGTGGTCACATTCCAAATGCGCGCCATTTTGAATGGAGTACTGCACTTAACCGTGAAAATCATTTAAAATTGCATGCTTTAGAACGCACACAACAACGCTTAGAACAACAAGGTTTCAATTTACAAGAACCTGTCGTGGTGTACTGCCAGTCACATCATCGTTCAGGTTTGGCTTATATTTTGGGTCGTGTATTGGGTTGGAATATTCGAGCTTATGATGGTGCGTGGAGTGAATGGGGCAATCGCCTCGATAGTCCAATCGTTACTGGAGAGTTACCGTCTTGAGCCTCACCTCACGTTTAACAAAACAATTTTTTATTCAGGCGCAACGCGTTGTGCCACAACATCAACTCTCGCGTGTGGTCGGGAAGATTGCTGCCAGTGAACATCCATTGATTAAAAACACGGCAATTTCTGCATTTAAAGCGCAATATGGCATTGATATGTCGATTGCAGAGCAAAAAAATGCGTTGAAATACAAATCATTCAATGAGTTCTTTACCCGTGCTTTGCAAGATGGTGTGCGTGAGATTGATGCCGATGAGACGAGCATTGTGTCACCTGCCGATGGGGCAATTTCACAACTGGGCCATATTGAATCTGGTGAAGTGTTCCAAGCCAAAGGGCAAAGTTTCTCTGTAGAAAAGCTGATTGCGGATCCTCAATTAGCAGAGCCATTTAAACAGGGTGAATTTGCAACGGTATATTTATCTCCGCGCGATTATCACCGTGTACATATGCCGTTTGCAGGTACGCTCACCGAAACTTTATATGTGCCGGGTGAATTGTTCTCTGTGAACCAAACCACGGCAGAAAATATTCCAGGTTTGTTTGCACGTAATGAGCGTATGGTGTGTTTGTTTGATACCGAGTTGGGGCGTATGGCCGTGGTGTTAGTCGGTGCGATGATTGTGGCAGGCATTGAAACAGTTGCGACAGGCAAAGTGAAACCGACTGGGCGTTTAGAGTTAAACCAGCACAATCTTTTCCTTGAAAAAGGCGCAGAGCTAGGGCGTTTTTACTTAGGTTCAACCGCGATTGTCTTGTTTGAACACAATAAAATGCAGTGGGATGCGCAGTTTAAAGCCAATTCGACGGTAGTGATGGGCGAAGCATTGGGGCATACCCTGTAATGATGCCTTTGAGATGGTTGTCGTATGCAACCATCTCAATCCCTATTTTTTAAATCATATAATAATCATTTCTGAGTAAAACAATTTTTAGCTCATGTGATACAGGCGCTCTTTCGGGAACACCACTTTAAAGGTCGAGCCTTGATTCTCTTTGGATTCAATTTCTAAATGTGCGTTGTGCTGCATCAGTACGTGTTTCACAATTGCCAGTCCTAAACCCGTTCCACCTGTTTGACGACTACGTGCGCTATCCACACGATAAAAGCGTTCGGTTAAGCGTGGCAAATGTTTTGGATCAATACCAATACCTGTATCTTCAACCGTGAAATAACCATGTTCGCCATCATCATGCCAACCCATGGTAATGGTACCGCCTTTCGGGGTGTATTTAATCGCATTGGTAATGAGATTGCTAAACGCACTGGCCAATTCGGTATCTGAACCAATGAGGTCGCAATGACTGTCGATGTCCAAATTCAGGGTATGGCCATAATCCACATTATAAGCCTGCGCATCATCGAATAACTGATTCATCAGGCTTGGCATTTCAATAATCTGGTTTTTGGCAATTTGCTTATTATTTTCCAAACGGGATAACAGCAAGAGGTCATTGACCAAGGCATTCATACGTTTGGTCTGCGCCTGCATTTGCTCAAACGCACGCTTCCAGCGTGGATTTAAATCTTCTTGGTCGGTAAAGGTTTCAATATAACCACTGAGTACCGTTAAAGGCGTGCGTAATTCATGTGAAATATTATCGACAAAATCTTTACGCATTTGCTCCAGATTGTGCATCCGAGTCACGTCATACGCCACTAAAAGACGGCTTTCACCGCCAAAGCGAGTCATTTTGATTTGTACGTAATGATCTTCAAACACTGAGGATTTCATTTTAATCCCGTCAGGGATTTGATCGCTTTGTTTGAAATATTCAATAAAACTCGGCTGGCGTAGAATGGTCATGATATTGCGACCACGATCTAGTGACTGAATACCGAGTAGTTTTTCCGCCGCGGGATTCCACCATTCAATTTGATGCGACTCATCAATTAACACCACCGCTTCCGCCAGTGCCACCAAAGAGGATTGTGCACGGTCAATCAAGCCGACCATTTCAGCCTGAACAATACGTTCTTGGCGCTGTGCACGATAGACATTAAATAATAATGCTCCCCAGATGCCATTTAAATTAGGCGGAACATCATAAGGACGGTTGGAAATCCATTCATTGACCAAGTACAAAGAACGCAGTTGGAAACCGAAAAAAATGGTAAAAGCGGTAAAAATACAAACCCAAAAATACCCGATGCCAAACCCGATTAAGCTTGCAATGAGCAGTAGAAACGCCAGTAAACGTAAATCTTGTTTGGCAAATATCCATAAACTGCTGTAACGGAATTTTTGATGCTCACGCGCCAGTTCGGGGACAGGGTAGGGTTCATACATAAAACTAAAATTAACCTAAAGCTACATCAGCACGAGTGGAGAAGCGGTAACCCGTTCCACGCACGGTTTGAACAAAACGGTCTGCACCATAGGGTTCTAAGACTTTGCGTAAACGACGAATATGGACGTCAATGGTACGATCTTCAATATAGACATTGCCACCCCAAACCTGATCAAGCAATTGCGCACGGGTATAAGCACGCTCAGGATGCGTCATGAAGAAGGCCAGCAAACGATATTCAGTTGGCCCCATTTCTAGAATGTTATTGCTAAAACTGACGCGTTGGCTGACTGGGTCAAGCAATAAACCATTGGCATCAATGGTTTTTTCGCCGCTTAGAGCATTGGCGCGACGCAGCACTGCTTTAATGCGCGATACCAATTCACGCGTCGAAAAAGGTTTGGTCATGTAGTCATCTGCACCTGCATCGAGACCTTGGACTTTATGGTCTTCTTCTCCGCGTGCAGTCAGCATAATGACTGGAATTTCAGATAAGTTTTCATCGCGTTTAAGGCGACGACAGAGATCGACACCGCTGACACCACCAGGCATCATCCAGTCGAGCAGAATTAACGCTGGGCGTTGATCGACAATCATTTGATGCGCCTGTTTTGCATCTTCTGCCTGTAAGCATTGAAAGCCTGCCATATCCAAAGAGGTATGAATCATCTCTCGAATTGGAAGTTCGTCATCGACGATTAGTATGTAGTCATCTTTCACAACGCAATATCCTATTGATGATAACGGTAGGCCGTTTTTTATTTATGACAGGCTTATTACAAAGATTAATTATGACAGTATCATTGCAGAATAGGGCAGAATCCCAATTTTCGCAAAGTTTTGTGACAATTTTTAGTCGAATTCATGAACAATTTTAGACAGGCGTAGAGGCGGTCATAAAATTAGAGTCAATTTTTTGTAAAAATTAAATCGCTGTAATTTAATTTTTTTTCTCAGAAAATGATTCGAGTAGGGCTAAGAAAACCACCCGACATGATGCCAATACATCTTCCAGAGACTGTTTAAAGCCACTGATGACCCAACGAATCGCAATCTGGGTAACATAACCATTTAAGCCTGTAGAAACCCATGAAATTTCACGTTCTGAATGCGGGATATTCGGCATCATCAACATGACAAAAGCATGAATCATACGGTCAAAACGCAACATGGTTTCGTGAATGGTGGCTTGGTTATGCAGTTCTTGCACCAGCATAGCATCGATATAAATAATACGTGCCATCCGCGGGTTATCTTTGAGCGTGGTGAGTAGGGCAGTTAAGCCAGCATCGACCATTTTTTCATGACTGTTCGAGGCTTGCATAATCGCTTGCATGACATTCTGTTGCAGTTCATCAATCAGTTTTAAAAAGATGGTTTGGAAGAGTTGATCACTTTTTTTAAAGGATTCATAAAAATAGCGTTCGGTCAGTTTGGCTTCATTGCAAATGTCTTTGACCGTGACGGCAAAAAAACCATGGGTGCCATAAACTTCAATACCCGCTTCG
It encodes:
- the asd gene encoding archaetidylserine decarboxylase (Phosphatidylserine decarboxylase is synthesized as a single chain precursor. Generation of the pyruvoyl active site from a Ser is coupled to cleavage of a Gly-Ser bond between the larger (beta) and smaller (alpha chains). It is an integral membrane protein.): MSLTSRLTKQFFIQAQRVVPQHQLSRVVGKIAASEHPLIKNTAISAFKAQYGIDMSIAEQKNALKYKSFNEFFTRALQDGVREIDADETSIVSPADGAISQLGHIESGEVFQAKGQSFSVEKLIADPQLAEPFKQGEFATVYLSPRDYHRVHMPFAGTLTETLYVPGELFSVNQTTAENIPGLFARNERMVCLFDTELGRMAVVLVGAMIVAGIETVATGKVKPTGRLELNQHNLFLEKGAELGRFYLGSTAIVLFEHNKMQWDAQFKANSTVVMGEALGHTL
- the phoR gene encoding phosphate regulon sensor histidine kinase PhoR, which gives rise to MYEPYPVPELAREHQKFRYSSLWIFAKQDLRLLAFLLLIASLIGFGIGYFWVCIFTAFTIFFGFQLRSLYLVNEWISNRPYDVPPNLNGIWGALLFNVYRAQRQERIVQAEMVGLIDRAQSSLVALAEAVVLIDESHQIEWWNPAAEKLLGIQSLDRGRNIMTILRQPSFIEYFKQSDQIPDGIKMKSSVFEDHYVQIKMTRFGGESRLLVAYDVTRMHNLEQMRKDFVDNISHELRTPLTVLSGYIETFTDQEDLNPRWKRAFEQMQAQTKRMNALVNDLLLLSRLENNKQIAKNQIIEMPSLMNQLFDDAQAYNVDYGHTLNLDIDSHCDLIGSDTELASAFSNLITNAIKYTPKGGTITMGWHDDGEHGYFTVEDTGIGIDPKHLPRLTERFYRVDSARSRQTGGTGLGLAIVKHVLMQHNAHLEIESKENQGSTFKVVFPKERLYHMS
- the phoB gene encoding phosphate regulon transcriptional regulator PhoB, with the protein product MKDDYILIVDDELPIREMIHTSLDMAGFQCLQAEDAKQAHQMIVDQRPALILLDWMMPGGVSGVDLCRRLKRDENLSEIPVIMLTARGEEDHKVQGLDAGADDYMTKPFSTRELVSRIKAVLRRANALSGEKTIDANGLLLDPVSQRVSFSNNILEMGPTEYRLLAFFMTHPERAYTRAQLLDQVWGGNVYIEDRTIDVHIRRLRKVLEPYGADRFVQTVRGTGYRFSTRADVALG
- a CDS encoding TetR/AcrR family transcriptional regulator, which translates into the protein MTYSNTNDAGKNNQPLKNKERQFKGLSLTERQQARREKLIEAGIEVYGTHGFFAVTVKDICNEAKLTERYFYESFKKSDQLFQTIFLKLIDELQQNVMQAIMQASNSHEKMVDAGLTALLTTLKDNPRMARIIYIDAMLVQELHNQATIHETMLRFDRMIHAFVMLMMPNIPHSEREISWVSTGLNGYVTQIAIRWVISGFKQSLEDVLASCRVVFLALLESFSEKKN